The DNA segment ATAGAGCTCCTGATAGATTATTCGGAAGACCTTCCCGAGATTCCAAGGAGGTTCGCCGAGCGAGTGGACAGAGACCTCCACCAGGTGCACGAGTGTGAAACCCCGGTTTTTATCTGGGTCGAGATAGAAGACGGCAAGGCACGCATATTCGCTGACGTCCCGGAACCGTTTCCGACCGTGAGGGGACTTGTGTCGATTCTCGTGAGTGCCTTTGACGGCCTGAGCCCTGAGGAGATCGAATCCGCGCCGGTGGACTTTATCTCCCAGCTCGGAGTGGCCCAGAAACTCGGGATAAGAAGAGTAAGGGGTCTCAGCGCGGTTTATGCGAGGATAAAAAGCGAGGTAAAAAGGCACGGTGCGGTCACATGATTGAAGAAGAAAGAATGAAAATGATCATGGATCACTACGAAAATCCGAGAAACTTCGGTCCGCTTGAGAGCCCCACGGTGACTCTTAGGGGAGGCAACCCGAATTGCGGAGACACTCTGAATATCTATATCCGTACAGCCGATGGGGGAGTCATAGAAGATATAAGTTTTGACGGGGAAGGCTGCACGATAAGCCAGGCTGCGGCTTCCCTTCTTACTGAATTTATAAAGGGAAAGACCGTGGAGCAGATCGGAGAGCTCGACTCCGACTACCTCAGGGAACTTCTCGGCAAGGATATCATGGTAACCCGCCCGAAGTGCAGCCGCCTCGCCCTTGAAACCCTCAAATCATGGGCAAGGGGTTTCGAGAGGGGAAAAACCGCCTGATTTTTGGTATACTTCACTTTATCACTCAACCAGACTCAAGGAGATTCAAACAATGAAAAACGGCAAACTCGACAAAACGGTTCTGAACGAGAGAATTGAGGAAGCGCTTAAATACCCGCTTTTCGATTCCATATTCAACAGGCGCTCAAGGAGATTCGGCCTTGGAATGGAGCTTAAGGACAGCACCCTTGAGTTCAAGTCGAAATATGATCCCGTGCCCCTTACCGAGGTGGAGGAAGCACTTCTGGTGTGGGCCGGAACGGGGCTCACCGGGCTTTGCCTGGCCGACCTGCCGCCGGAGAACGGGATAGACCTTCTCTGCCAGTGGACGGGAAGAACTTGGCCTTCTGCGTGCAACAACCACGGGACTGAGCTTTTTTTCACAAACGACAACGGCCTCTACCACGTGGACGTGAAGAACATGCTTCCCAAGGAGCATGAGATCGATCTGTTTTTCAAGCTCTCCCGCGAGGAGAAAATCGCGAGAGTCCTGGAACTTTACAGGGAAAGCCTTAACAAACTTGAGGACGGAAGGGCGGACATGCCCGATAAGATGCCGGGGCTTTTCGAGTTTAACCAGTGGAATGCAAACAAGCCCGGCTCCACGCTTTTTGTTCCGGTCACGGACGTAACTGAGGAATATCTGAATCTTCTTACCCTTTACTGTGCTCACAGCTACGGATTCACGATTATCGACGATCTTACCGGGAAGCCCGCGGGCGTTGAGAAGTGGGTGGAGAGTGGCAGGCTCAAGGGTGAGATAAAGCTTTCTCTGTTTGACCTTGAAGTAAGAATCCTAACGGGACTTAACGTTGAGCAGGCGTTTATTACGCAGAACATGGCCCTTGCCCTCCAGCCTCTGGGACTTGCCGGATGGGCGTTTACGGGCTTCATACCGAGATTTGCCATGGGAGCCGCCCCGAACCTGTTCAAAGGGCTCGGATTCCGGTTCATCCAGCCGAAAAAGGGTACGATCGATCCTCCCACTACCGTTCCCGTGGGAAAGGACGGGGTTTTTGAAGCCTACTGTCCGCCTTACTACGAGAACATGGATGATGCGATTGATCA comes from the Candidatus Dadabacteria bacterium genome and includes:
- a CDS encoding SufE family protein, which gives rise to MASIDEIVREFQGADRQEMIELLIDYSEDLPEIPRRFAERVDRDLHQVHECETPVFIWVEIEDGKARIFADVPEPFPTVRGLVSILVSAFDGLSPEEIESAPVDFISQLGVAQKLGIRRVRGLSAVYARIKSEVKRHGAVT
- a CDS encoding iron-sulfur cluster assembly scaffold protein, which encodes MIEEERMKMIMDHYENPRNFGPLESPTVTLRGGNPNCGDTLNIYIRTADGGVIEDISFDGEGCTISQAAASLLTEFIKGKTVEQIGELDSDYLRELLGKDIMVTRPKCSRLALETLKSWARGFERGKTA